Proteins encoded within one genomic window of Humulus lupulus chromosome 1, drHumLupu1.1, whole genome shotgun sequence:
- the LOC133803853 gene encoding iron-sulfur assembly protein IscA, chloroplastic isoform X1, whose protein sequence is MAFSAITPRCPSFLLLPKNLPSSYIPRNSLSFRFPDLKLSSRKRLSIRAVSSPSVAPTAESIAPAIQLTDNALKHLNKMRSERNEDLCLRIGVKQGGCSGMSYTMEFENRSNARPDDSIIEYNGFVIVCDPKSLLFIFGMQLDYSDALIGGGFSFKNPNATQTCGCGKSFAAEM, encoded by the exons ATGGCGTTCTCTGCAATTACTCCGCGGTGCCCTTCTTTTCTTCTCTTGCCCAAAAATCTACCTTCATCTTATATTCCTCGGAACTCACTCTCTTTTCGCTTCCCAGATTTGAAACTCAGCTCCCGGAAACGCCTTTCAATTCGAGCAGTTTCTTCTCCTTCTG TTGCTCCAACAGCTGAGAGCATCGCACCTGCGATCCAGCTTACAGATAATGCATTGAAGCACTTGAATAAGATGAGATCCGAACGTAATGAAGATTTGTGCTTAAGAATTGGAGTTAAGCAGGGTGGTTGCTCTGGCATGTCTTACACAATGGAGTTTGAGAATAGATCAAACGCTAGACCTGACGACTCGATCATCGAATACAATGGTTTCGTCATtg TTTGTGACCCGAAGAGCCTTCTCTTTATATTTGGGATGCAATTGGACTATAGCGATGCTCTTATTGGTGGAGGATTCTCTTTCAAGAATCCAAATGCTACACAAACTTGTGGTTGTGGTAAATCCTTTGCCGCAGAAATGTAG
- the LOC133803853 gene encoding iron-sulfur assembly protein IscA, chloroplastic isoform X2 gives MAFSAITPRCPSFLLLPKNLPSSYIPRNSLSFRFPDLKLSSRKRLSIRAVSSPSAESIAPAIQLTDNALKHLNKMRSERNEDLCLRIGVKQGGCSGMSYTMEFENRSNARPDDSIIEYNGFVIVCDPKSLLFIFGMQLDYSDALIGGGFSFKNPNATQTCGCGKSFAAEM, from the exons ATGGCGTTCTCTGCAATTACTCCGCGGTGCCCTTCTTTTCTTCTCTTGCCCAAAAATCTACCTTCATCTTATATTCCTCGGAACTCACTCTCTTTTCGCTTCCCAGATTTGAAACTCAGCTCCCGGAAACGCCTTTCAATTCGAGCAGTTTCTTCTCCTTCTG CTGAGAGCATCGCACCTGCGATCCAGCTTACAGATAATGCATTGAAGCACTTGAATAAGATGAGATCCGAACGTAATGAAGATTTGTGCTTAAGAATTGGAGTTAAGCAGGGTGGTTGCTCTGGCATGTCTTACACAATGGAGTTTGAGAATAGATCAAACGCTAGACCTGACGACTCGATCATCGAATACAATGGTTTCGTCATtg TTTGTGACCCGAAGAGCCTTCTCTTTATATTTGGGATGCAATTGGACTATAGCGATGCTCTTATTGGTGGAGGATTCTCTTTCAAGAATCCAAATGCTACACAAACTTGTGGTTGTGGTAAATCCTTTGCCGCAGAAATGTAG
- the LOC133830306 gene encoding uncharacterized protein LOC133830306 encodes MVKFRDEATRDLVLESGVIHFDRKPVILRPWTTDIDTLKSIKSVPVWIRLPDLGLQYWGTKCLSALVSTIGKPIMIDKVTKDRSMIKFARILVDMEISDTLPKFINYINERGQVMDQLIDYEWLPTKCSNCKKLGHTASSCKHVEGMVWRKKEAPVDASENNTMHEASGSKLNQKQDSSAQLSTEMEPKSQIEVLPKEQGWATPKKPGTMKTKSPVTGQNTKNAFNALQEQQQFLNDPSLLLNLNGQFQYNELEC; translated from the coding sequence ATGGTTAAATTCAGAGATGAAGCTACACGTGATTTGGTTTTAGAATCAGGGGTAATTCATTTTGATAGGAAGCCAGTTATCTTAAGACCTTGGACAACTGATATTGATACTCTGAAATCGATCAAATCGGTTCCTGTTTGGATCCGTCTCCCTGATCTTGGTTTACAATACTGGGGCACCAAATGTTTGAGTGCATTGGTTAGTACTATTGGAAAACCAATCATGATAGATAAGGTCACTAAGGACAGATCGATGATTAAGTTTGCTCGGATTTTGGTTGATATGGAGATATCAGATACTCTTCCTAAattcattaattatataaatGAGAGAGGTCAAGTAATGGACCAATTGATAGACTACGAGTGGTTGCCTACCAAATGCTCTAATTGCAAAAAGTTAGGGCATACAGCTTCTTCTTGCAAGCATGTGGAAGGTATGGTCTGGAGAAAGAAAGAGGCCCCAGTTGATGCTTCAGAAAACAATACTATGCATGAAGCTTCAGGCAGTAAACTTAACCAAAAGCAGGACAGTTCAGCTCAGTTATCAACTGAAATGGAACCGAAATCCCAGATTGAGGTGCTTCCTAAGGAGCAAGGTTGGGCCACACCGAAAAAACCAGGTACCATGAAGACGAAATCCCCTGTTACTGGTCAAAATACAAAAAATGCTTTCAATGCTCTTCAAGAGCAGCAGCAATTTCTAAATGACCCTTCACTGTTATTGAATTTGAATGGACAATTTCAATATAATGAGCTGGAATGTTAG